One genomic region from Methanonatronarchaeum thermophilum encodes:
- a CDS encoding ABC transporter substrate-binding protein, translating into MDKKISRRDFIKITGGTAATLLVGSAAITAGCIDPEFEEKETREIKDMWGRNLDIPKDTERLVATSAGALRLTSYLKAGDKVVGVEENEQADIERPYQMANPQYQEVPTIGPQHSGDAEKILGVNPDVVLTTYNSDIDPENLQESIGIPVVVVEYGEILTKEKRQIIYEALRTYGKVLNKTDRAEEVIDIFKDRIDDLERRGEEVEDAPRMYVGGIGRRGQQGLRSTVPDYAPLELLGYENMEGQLKGIDELGEVVEVDREKLIEYDPEIIFIDGGDPHLSLEELEKPEYQNLTAVENNEIYKLTAYNSYTTQYENVLINSYMVGKYFSPEQFNDIDIKDISNEIYKDIYGEPVYSDMVERHGEFGEIEV; encoded by the coding sequence ATGGATAAAAAAATTTCAAGAAGAGATTTTATAAAAATAACAGGCGGAACAGCAGCAACCCTATTAGTAGGAAGCGCAGCAATAACAGCCGGATGCATAGACCCAGAATTCGAAGAAAAAGAGACAAGAGAAATAAAAGACATGTGGGGACGAAACCTTGATATTCCAAAAGACACAGAACGACTCGTAGCGACATCTGCCGGTGCCTTACGTTTAACATCATACCTTAAAGCAGGTGATAAAGTAGTTGGAGTTGAAGAAAACGAACAAGCCGACATCGAAAGGCCTTATCAGATGGCAAATCCACAATACCAGGAAGTGCCTACCATAGGTCCACAACACAGTGGTGATGCAGAAAAAATTTTAGGTGTTAATCCGGACGTTGTACTCACAACCTACAACTCAGACATAGACCCAGAAAACCTACAAGAAAGCATAGGCATACCAGTTGTGGTCGTAGAATATGGAGAGATTTTGACTAAAGAAAAACGCCAAATAATTTACGAAGCACTACGAACCTACGGAAAAGTCTTAAATAAAACAGATAGAGCTGAAGAAGTAATAGATATTTTTAAAGACAGAATCGATGACCTGGAAAGACGGGGTGAAGAGGTTGAAGACGCTCCCAGAATGTATGTTGGAGGTATAGGGAGAAGAGGTCAACAAGGATTGAGGTCAACAGTCCCTGATTACGCTCCCCTTGAACTCCTTGGCTACGAGAATATGGAGGGACAGCTAAAAGGAATAGATGAACTAGGAGAAGTTGTTGAAGTTGACAGAGAAAAACTAATCGAATACGACCCCGAAATCATATTTATAGATGGCGGTGATCCTCACCTATCCCTTGAAGAGTTGGAAAAGCCAGAATATCAAAATTTAACTGCTGTAGAGAACAATGAAATTTACAAACTAACAGCATACAACAGCTATACAACACAATATGAAAACGTATTGATTAATTCGTACATGGTTGGTAAGTATTTCTCTCCTGAACAGTTCAACGATATAGATATCAAAGATATTTCTAACGAAATTTATAAAGATATATATGGAGAACCCGTTTACAGTGATATGGTTGAGAGGCATGGAGAATTTGGAGAAATAGAGGTTTAA
- a CDS encoding ABC transporter substrate-binding protein, whose translation MKRDSFTRRGFIKLAGGLAVTLSVGGCLNPGFQQKESREIVDQYGREISIPSNVEKIVAVGSGALRLVSYMLSTDLVVGVEEFEINDGRRPYVMANPGLQELPNIGPQHRGDAEKILSVNPDVVIASDEFDGDVEGLSEKTGLPVVEVKYGDIVEGERDTFYNALDIIGEIVGREERASEVKDVFNSYIFDLEERFGEIDLDSRIYIGGVGRRGEQGLTATIAEYPSLSLIGLENMDGRLGDKVPGEHVSVDREKLVEFDPEMIFVDGAGLQLVKEDLSRDEFKGLKAVENEDVYSLLPYNYYNTQFENVLINSYFLGSHLAGDSFDDVDLEVVADDIFEDVLGERVFQSMHDEFGVLDRVEV comes from the coding sequence ATGAAAAGAGATAGTTTTACTAGAAGAGGTTTTATTAAGCTGGCCGGTGGGTTAGCAGTTACTTTAAGTGTTGGTGGATGTTTAAATCCGGGTTTTCAGCAAAAAGAGAGTAGAGAGATAGTGGATCAATATGGCCGCGAAATCAGTATACCAAGTAATGTGGAGAAGATTGTGGCGGTTGGTTCGGGGGCGTTACGCCTTGTTTCTTATATGTTGAGTACTGATTTGGTTGTTGGTGTTGAAGAATTTGAAATTAATGATGGTAGGCGGCCGTATGTTATGGCGAATCCGGGTTTACAGGAGCTTCCTAATATTGGTCCTCAACATCGTGGGGATGCTGAAAAGATATTAAGTGTTAACCCGGATGTTGTTATCGCATCTGATGAATTTGATGGGGATGTGGAAGGTCTTTCGGAGAAAACAGGTTTGCCTGTAGTTGAAGTTAAATATGGTGATATTGTTGAAGGTGAACGGGATACTTTTTATAACGCTCTGGATATCATTGGAGAGATAGTTGGTCGTGAAGAAAGAGCTTCTGAGGTTAAAGATGTTTTCAATAGTTATATTTTTGACCTTGAAGAAAGGTTTGGTGAAATAGATTTAGATTCAAGGATTTATATCGGTGGTGTAGGGCGTCGAGGAGAACAGGGTTTAACTGCTACTATCGCAGAATATCCTTCTTTGAGTTTGATTGGTCTTGAAAATATGGATGGTCGGTTAGGGGATAAAGTTCCTGGTGAACATGTTTCTGTGGATAGGGAGAAGTTGGTTGAATTTGACCCTGAAATGATTTTTGTTGATGGTGCTGGGCTTCAGTTGGTTAAGGAGGATTTAAGCAGAGATGAATTTAAGGGTTTGAAGGCTGTGGAGAACGAAGATGTTTACAGCCTCTTGCCTTATAATTACTACAACACTCAGTTTGAGAATGTTTTAATAAACTCTTATTTCCTAGGTAGTCATCTTGCTGGTGATTCTTTTGATGATGTGGATCTAGAGGTCGTTGCCGATGATATTTTTGAAGATGTTTTAGGTGAGCGTGTTTTTCAATCGATGCATGATGAGTTTGGTGTTTTAGATAGAGTAGAGGTTTAA
- a CDS encoding FecCD family ABC transporter permease — MENEKHQTGKKHLQKYRKHLKKKITFGITITILLIISFTISVAYGSVNIPIIDTIYTLLGYPVNEMFHNIIWNIRLPQAITAFIAGAGLGIAGTVMQNVLRNPLGAPYTLGISHAAAFGAATAIMIFGVGQVELPISGRYAQALSAFIMSLLTAAIIVAIAKYKNATPATMVLTGIALGSLFSAGLSVFQYIADDEELASIVYWTFGDVGRTSWNEVTIIAIGTAIPALYFITKAYDYNILNAGDETAKSLGVNAERLRMEGMFFASLVTAVAVAFVGIIGFVGLVVPHIVRRVIGTDERFLIPYSMIGGGLLVLISDIVARNMIEMVTLPVGILTAFIGAPLFIYLVLVGRENW; from the coding sequence ATGGAAAACGAAAAACACCAAACTGGTAAAAAACACCTCCAAAAATACCGCAAACACCTTAAAAAGAAAATAACATTCGGAATAACCATAACAATACTCCTAATCATATCCTTCACAATAAGCGTTGCCTACGGCTCAGTAAACATACCAATAATCGACACAATATACACATTACTAGGATACCCCGTAAACGAAATGTTCCACAACATAATCTGGAACATAAGACTCCCCCAAGCAATAACCGCATTCATAGCCGGAGCCGGATTAGGAATAGCAGGAACAGTAATGCAAAACGTACTTAGAAACCCATTAGGAGCCCCATACACCCTCGGAATATCCCACGCAGCAGCTTTCGGCGCAGCAACCGCCATAATGATATTCGGAGTCGGACAAGTAGAACTACCAATAAGCGGAAGATACGCACAAGCATTATCTGCCTTCATAATGTCCTTACTTACAGCAGCAATAATCGTCGCAATAGCAAAATACAAAAACGCAACCCCCGCAACCATGGTACTAACCGGAATCGCTCTAGGCTCCCTATTCTCAGCCGGACTCTCAGTCTTCCAATACATAGCCGATGACGAAGAACTAGCCTCAATAGTATACTGGACATTCGGAGACGTAGGAAGAACAAGCTGGAACGAAGTCACCATAATAGCAATAGGAACAGCAATACCAGCCTTATACTTCATAACAAAAGCATACGACTACAACATACTTAACGCCGGAGACGAAACAGCAAAAAGCCTAGGCGTAAACGCAGAAAGACTAAGAATGGAAGGCATGTTCTTCGCATCACTAGTAACAGCAGTCGCAGTAGCATTCGTAGGCATCATAGGGTTCGTAGGCCTAGTAGTCCCACACATAGTAAGAAGAGTTATCGGAACCGATGAAAGATTCCTAATACCCTACTCCATGATCGGAGGAGGACTATTAGTCTTAATTTCAGATATAGTTGCAAGAAACATGATAGAGATGGTAACACTCCCAGTAGGAATCCTAACCGCATTCATAGGAGCTCCTCTATTCATCTACCTAGTATTAGTAGGGAGGGAAAATTGGTGA
- a CDS encoding ABC transporter ATP-binding protein, with product MKLNLKGIEFSYKSRKILNKVDLELQNGEILGLIGPNGSGKTTLLKCINKILKPQKGTLMLKGEDIQKMKRKDIAKNVGYVPQSETNTFPTTVFDTILMGRKPHVNNWGPKEKDLEIVSEIIETLNLQDLSMKDVNKLSGGQRQKVMIGRALAQESEILILDEPTSNLDLKHQLEVLQLIEKQKNHGTSSIMALHDLNQAKKYSDKLIMLKNGKIHSAGTTSILNPNNIREVYGVRVNINKQNGHEWIQPIEAI from the coding sequence GTGAAACTAAACCTAAAAGGAATAGAATTCAGCTACAAAAGTAGAAAAATATTAAACAAAGTCGACCTAGAACTCCAAAACGGAGAAATACTCGGCCTAATAGGCCCAAACGGTTCAGGAAAAACAACACTATTAAAGTGTATAAATAAAATACTAAAACCCCAGAAAGGCACCCTCATGTTGAAAGGCGAAGACATACAGAAAATGAAACGAAAAGACATCGCAAAAAACGTAGGATACGTACCCCAATCAGAAACAAACACATTCCCAACAACCGTATTCGACACCATACTAATGGGGCGAAAACCCCACGTAAACAACTGGGGCCCCAAAGAAAAAGACCTAGAGATAGTTTCAGAAATAATCGAAACACTAAACCTCCAAGACCTCTCAATGAAAGACGTCAACAAACTAAGTGGAGGCCAAAGACAAAAAGTAATGATAGGACGCGCACTCGCTCAAGAATCCGAAATACTAATACTCGACGAACCAACCTCAAACCTCGACCTAAAACACCAACTAGAAGTCCTACAACTAATCGAAAAACAAAAAAACCATGGAACATCATCAATAATGGCCTTACACGACTTAAACCAAGCCAAAAAATACAGCGACAAACTGATAATGCTAAAAAACGGCAAAATCCATTCAGCAGGAACCACATCAATACTGAACCCAAACAACATAAGAGAAGTATACGGAGTACGAGTAAACATAAACAAACAAAACGGACACGAATGGATACAACCTATAGAAGCAATCTAA
- a CDS encoding FmdE family protein — MKIKQDQWKKTEPKTLDIQVKPNENKKPKIGNKIVISTKNTSNQTKLTMGTVIEINNDSFKIKTEEEIEENTELQYKITNNTPSIANPREKINNYIENNDLTNLVLEAGKLHGHICPMVVLGVKVGVDGLKQLEIDHQGMEDIIVLIETNSCFSDGIQLSTGCTFGNNALIYRDYGKTAATIIKRNEIAIRYNYKAYNYIEEEYPETHKLFEKVVKKREGTEKQQKQLQEKWRKIALEQLNKPIEELFKIEKTENTSHLNLPKKAPIFEDKYCNKCEEKIMAPKTTQKNGKTQCIPCSNTNYLQLDGSGLKEINK; from the coding sequence ATGAAAATAAAACAAGACCAATGGAAAAAAACAGAACCAAAAACACTAGACATCCAAGTAAAACCAAACGAAAATAAAAAACCCAAAATAGGAAACAAGATAGTCATATCAACCAAAAACACATCAAACCAAACCAAACTAACCATGGGAACGGTAATAGAAATAAACAACGATAGTTTCAAAATTAAAACAGAAGAAGAAATAGAAGAAAACACAGAACTTCAATATAAAATTACAAACAACACACCCTCAATAGCAAATCCAAGAGAAAAAATAAACAACTACATAGAGAACAACGACCTAACAAACCTGGTTTTAGAAGCAGGCAAGCTACACGGACACATATGCCCTATGGTTGTACTCGGAGTAAAAGTAGGTGTAGACGGGTTAAAACAACTAGAAATAGACCACCAAGGAATGGAAGACATAATAGTACTGATAGAAACAAACAGTTGTTTCAGCGATGGAATCCAACTATCAACAGGATGTACATTCGGAAACAACGCATTAATATATCGTGATTACGGTAAAACAGCCGCTACAATAATAAAAAGAAATGAAATAGCAATAAGATACAACTACAAAGCATACAACTACATAGAAGAAGAATACCCAGAAACACACAAACTATTCGAAAAAGTCGTGAAAAAAAGAGAAGGCACAGAAAAACAACAAAAACAACTACAAGAAAAATGGAGAAAAATAGCGCTAGAACAACTAAACAAACCAATAGAAGAACTATTCAAAATAGAAAAAACAGAAAACACAAGCCACCTAAACCTACCAAAAAAAGCCCCAATATTCGAAGACAAATACTGCAATAAATGCGAAGAGAAAATAATGGCACCAAAAACAACACAGAAAAACGGAAAAACACAATGCATACCCTGTTCAAACACAAACTACCTACAGCTAGACGGATCAGGACTGAAAGAAATCAACAAATAA
- a CDS encoding Mov34/MPN/PAD-1 family protein — translation MTRVFAIAESTLKMILGVGKSAMPNEMIGLLRAEDGVINDVVFAPGTVTSEVSSMVRIDQLPVGLKTVGSVHSHPSGNPTPSGADREMFSKKGKCHIITANPFEMNDWVAYNKKSEPIELDVVELSSKKDKLWEEELERIRKEL, via the coding sequence ATGACCAGAGTATTCGCCATTGCCGAAAGCACCTTAAAAATGATTTTAGGTGTCGGTAAATCCGCTATGCCCAACGAGATGATAGGGCTATTACGAGCTGAAGACGGCGTAATAAACGACGTTGTATTCGCACCAGGCACAGTAACCTCAGAGGTTAGTTCAATGGTACGAATAGATCAACTACCAGTCGGACTAAAAACAGTTGGCTCGGTACACAGCCATCCATCTGGAAACCCAACACCCTCCGGAGCAGACAGGGAAATGTTCTCTAAAAAAGGAAAATGCCACATAATAACAGCAAATCCATTCGAAATGAACGACTGGGTGGCTTACAACAAAAAATCCGAACCCATAGAACTAGACGTCGTAGAACTAAGCTCCAAAAAAGACAAGCTATGGGAAGAAGAGCTTGAAAGAATACGCAAAGAACTCTAA
- a CDS encoding adenylyltransferase/cytidyltransferase family protein produces MRVMASGTFDLIHPGHLYYLRESKKLGNELIVVIARKPNLQKKPIIPGSQRRKVIEGLKPVDQAVLGDELDIFKTIEKIQPDIISIGPDQHWDIPQLDKQLKQHGFNIKLTKIENYVECNLCSSRDIIKKIQKRKK; encoded by the coding sequence ATGAGAGTAATGGCTTCAGGGACATTTGACCTAATACATCCAGGACATCTCTATTACCTACGGGAATCTAAAAAACTTGGAAACGAATTAATCGTAGTAATAGCAAGAAAACCAAACCTACAAAAAAAACCAATAATACCCGGAAGCCAAAGACGTAAAGTGATCGAAGGCCTTAAACCAGTTGACCAAGCCGTACTAGGCGACGAACTCGATATATTCAAAACAATAGAAAAAATACAGCCGGACATAATATCCATCGGACCCGACCAACATTGGGACATCCCCCAACTCGATAAACAACTAAAACAACATGGATTCAATATAAAACTAACCAAAATCGAAAACTACGTGGAATGCAATTTATGTAGCAGTCGAGACATAATAAAAAAAATACAAAAAAGAAAAAAATGA
- a CDS encoding cation:proton antiporter: MIVFLVAPLVIKRYKLPGIIGIIIVGAIIGPNGFGLLERDATIELLGEVGLIYLMFLAGLEINLNQFLDNKDRSIVFGLISFLIPQTLGTIVGIYILDLSVPAALLFAAIFSSHTLLAYPIVQRLGIVKNEAMTATIGGTILTDTLALLVLAVVIASVGEGLTTGFFVELSIGLSIFFIGTWLIVPKIGRWFFRTHDDESYYEFLFVMAILFTSAFFAEMAGVEHIIGAFIAGLALNRLILETGPLMNRIEFVGNALFIPFFLLSVGMLVDVWVITEGLDTIVIAGSLIALVITTKLVSSWITGKIYSYNKTEMLGMFGLSVGQAAAALAIVLIGYDAGVPGFDQEMVNAVVLMILVVSVLSPSIVEKAGISLVKEAEEREYDPTKIPRRILIPIAQDSRYKEQLLDLAFAISDERSKEPINTVSVIRPNTGNKTLSEVAKAEEIQKEIEEYAAGAEEKIKSHTRVNHNIASGIVRSTIENQISTLIIGWDGAKTRNQMMYGNIIDQVLNRTTQLTMVTRLSKPIETYKKILLTLPPNIEYNEGFAEAIETVKKISEKTGCQIKIFTINSNPTKIKEKIDKIEPETPIEVEKIVGWRKLMPTLKKEMNTNNLIINISSRRDKPGWNPELKTLPNRTFTLTQGNSITIYPGEKEREKRIKLME; the protein is encoded by the coding sequence ATGATCGTTTTCCTGGTTGCTCCACTAGTAATCAAGAGATATAAACTACCAGGCATAATCGGAATAATCATTGTTGGAGCAATAATAGGGCCAAATGGATTTGGATTACTCGAAAGAGACGCAACAATAGAACTACTAGGTGAAGTTGGACTTATATACCTAATGTTTCTTGCAGGCCTTGAAATAAACCTGAATCAATTCCTCGACAACAAAGATAGAAGCATTGTTTTCGGATTAATCTCATTCTTAATACCACAAACACTTGGTACAATTGTCGGTATATACATACTAGATCTATCGGTTCCAGCAGCGTTACTCTTTGCAGCAATATTTTCTTCCCACACATTACTAGCATATCCAATAGTTCAGAGACTCGGTATAGTTAAAAACGAAGCAATGACAGCTACAATAGGAGGAACAATACTAACAGATACACTCGCATTACTAGTTTTAGCAGTGGTGATTGCTTCAGTTGGAGAGGGATTAACCACCGGTTTCTTTGTCGAACTATCTATCGGCCTATCTATATTCTTTATCGGTACCTGGCTTATCGTACCTAAAATAGGACGTTGGTTCTTTCGAACACATGACGACGAAAGTTACTACGAATTCCTGTTTGTAATGGCCATACTATTTACATCAGCCTTTTTCGCTGAAATGGCTGGAGTAGAACACATAATCGGAGCATTCATAGCTGGATTGGCTTTAAACAGGCTGATTCTTGAAACCGGTCCATTAATGAACAGAATCGAGTTCGTTGGAAACGCCCTATTCATACCATTCTTTTTACTATCGGTAGGTATGCTTGTAGATGTATGGGTTATAACCGAAGGACTAGACACCATAGTGATCGCCGGCTCCCTAATCGCGTTGGTGATAACAACAAAACTTGTTTCTTCATGGATAACCGGTAAAATATACAGCTACAATAAAACAGAAATGCTCGGTATGTTCGGCCTATCAGTCGGACAAGCCGCAGCAGCACTTGCTATAGTTTTAATCGGATATGACGCCGGAGTACCTGGCTTCGACCAAGAAATGGTGAATGCAGTAGTTCTAATGATATTGGTGGTTAGCGTATTAAGCCCATCAATTGTTGAAAAAGCTGGGATTTCCTTGGTTAAAGAAGCTGAAGAAAGAGAGTACGACCCAACAAAGATACCAAGAAGAATCTTAATACCTATCGCACAAGATTCAAGATATAAAGAACAACTACTCGACCTAGCCTTCGCAATATCAGATGAACGCTCCAAAGAACCAATAAACACAGTATCCGTTATACGTCCAAACACCGGGAATAAAACTCTATCAGAGGTTGCTAAAGCCGAAGAAATACAAAAAGAAATAGAAGAATACGCCGCTGGTGCAGAAGAAAAAATAAAAAGCCACACAAGAGTCAACCACAACATTGCCTCAGGAATAGTCAGATCAACAATAGAAAACCAGATATCCACATTGATAATAGGGTGGGATGGAGCCAAAACACGAAACCAGATGATGTATGGAAATATAATAGACCAAGTATTAAATAGAACCACCCAACTAACAATGGTAACTCGACTAAGCAAACCGATCGAAACATACAAAAAAATATTGCTAACCCTACCTCCAAACATAGAGTACAACGAAGGTTTCGCTGAAGCTATAGAGACAGTTAAAAAAATCTCAGAAAAAACAGGCTGCCAAATAAAAATATTCACAATAAACAGTAATCCAACAAAAATAAAAGAAAAAATCGATAAAATAGAACCAGAAACACCAATAGAAGTAGAAAAAATCGTTGGATGGAGAAAACTAATGCCAACACTTAAAAAAGAAATGAACACAAACAACCTAATAATCAACATAAGCTCCAGAAGAGACAAACCAGGCTGGAATCCAGAACTCAAAACACTACCTAACAGAACATTCACACTAACACAAGGAAACTCAATAACAATCTACCCAGGTGAAAAAGAACGAGAAAAAAGAATAAAACTGATGGAATAA
- a CDS encoding MBL fold metallo-hydrolase, giving the protein MSNNYYEYIGPDKLKICGENVEKILNRSTTKEASKVINKIGSYNNVYWDESYGKVLVETNRTGTFEREKNRFFKETGWNLEIYKNPYSEMVNKVRRLIYEYEGRYEFLKKVSRNVRRAGDSSWIRISFLGGGKEVGRNSIFIQTPRSKVLLDCGINMKTSKGPLPAPEMDIKQLDAIVISHSHLDHTGGIAKLYAQGYRGPVYATEPTIALMRLLKRDLYRLKENPEFNKSSIDKMINHCIPIEYRDMKKIAPDIHMELYNAGHLPGSAGVLLDINGKQLFYTGDFDDRNTKLLPPADHDLPPLDVLITEATYSHESIPSQKKVERELIKTVDKTLSRDGTPIISTFAIGRSQEILSLLLENGYKNIYIDGMICEATKIVGSYPDYIKPNLDGEYQYIYSEKQREEAIENNGIIVTTSGMLTGGPIQYYLDHIGDKSKNTLILPGYMVENTPGNKLKEGENPIHINGKQLEIELEVKQIRFSGHADRSGLWSFLHKIEGSPETYVIHGEKENCEKLSQEINEKLGWSANAPKNLDAYRT; this is encoded by the coding sequence ATGTCAAATAACTACTACGAATATATAGGTCCAGATAAACTGAAAATCTGTGGAGAAAATGTCGAGAAAATATTGAATCGCTCTACAACCAAAGAAGCAAGTAAAGTTATAAACAAAATCGGTAGTTATAACAATGTTTATTGGGACGAAAGTTACGGTAAAGTTTTAGTTGAAACAAACAGAACCGGAACTTTTGAACGTGAAAAAAACCGTTTTTTCAAAGAAACAGGTTGGAACCTAGAGATATATAAAAACCCTTATTCAGAGATGGTTAACAAGGTCCGTAGACTTATCTACGAATATGAAGGACGTTACGAATTTTTAAAAAAAGTAAGTAGAAATGTAAGGCGTGCTGGAGACTCAAGTTGGATTAGAATCTCTTTTCTAGGAGGAGGGAAAGAGGTTGGCCGTAACTCAATATTTATACAAACACCCAGATCAAAAGTCCTATTGGATTGCGGCATAAACATGAAAACCTCCAAAGGCCCTTTACCAGCTCCAGAAATGGATATAAAACAACTTGATGCAATCGTTATATCACACTCCCACCTCGACCACACAGGCGGTATTGCAAAGCTCTATGCACAGGGATATCGAGGCCCTGTTTACGCAACAGAACCAACAATTGCTTTAATGAGATTACTTAAAAGAGACCTATATCGACTTAAAGAAAACCCCGAGTTCAATAAAAGCAGTATAGACAAAATGATAAACCACTGCATACCGATTGAATACAGAGATATGAAAAAAATAGCTCCAGACATACATATGGAGTTGTATAACGCTGGACACCTACCAGGTAGTGCAGGAGTACTATTAGACATCAATGGAAAACAACTGTTTTATACAGGAGATTTCGACGACAGAAACACCAAACTACTGCCTCCCGCAGACCATGACCTCCCACCTCTGGATGTATTGATAACAGAGGCAACCTATTCACATGAATCAATACCCAGCCAAAAAAAAGTTGAAAGAGAATTAATCAAAACAGTCGATAAAACATTAAGTCGTGATGGAACCCCAATAATCTCAACATTCGCAATAGGCCGATCACAAGAGATACTATCCCTTCTATTAGAAAATGGATATAAAAATATCTATATAGATGGAATGATCTGCGAAGCAACAAAGATAGTTGGTTCATACCCAGACTACATAAAACCAAACCTCGATGGTGAATATCAATATATCTACAGCGAAAAACAACGTGAAGAAGCTATCGAAAACAACGGAATAATAGTAACAACATCCGGGATGTTGACAGGTGGACCTATCCAATACTATCTAGACCATATTGGAGACAAAAGTAAAAACACACTTATCCTACCAGGCTACATGGTTGAAAACACACCTGGAAACAAACTGAAAGAAGGGGAAAACCCTATCCACATAAATGGTAAACAACTTGAAATTGAGTTAGAAGTTAAACAAATCAGGTTTTCAGGTCATGCAGATAGATCTGGGTTATGGAGTTTTTTACATAAAATCGAAGGATCTCCAGAAACCTACGTAATACACGGTGAAAAAGAAAACTGTGAAAAACTTAGTCAAGAAATTAATGAAAAACTAGGGTGGAGTGCTAACGCTCCTAAAAACCTAGATGCTTATAGAACTTAA
- a CDS encoding TIGR00304 family membrane protein translates to MDVSGVVGKLGFVFVVLGGVIMALSVSETVNFEGGALIMIGPIPIVGGTSSEIVLVLAILTMFILLWFVWRKLI, encoded by the coding sequence TTGGATGTTTCTGGGGTTGTTGGTAAGCTAGGATTTGTATTTGTTGTTTTAGGCGGAGTTATAATGGCTTTATCCGTCTCTGAAACTGTTAATTTTGAGGGTGGTGCTTTAATTATGATTGGACCTATTCCTATTGTTGGTGGGACCTCTTCCGAAATTGTTTTGGTTTTAGCTATATTAACCATGTTTATATTGCTTTGGTTTGTATGGAGGAAATTGATTTGA
- a CDS encoding TIGR00304 family membrane protein, with product MEEIDLSFQLGVLLVIIGVLLLVLSFVLRRVSIGKDGKKGIGLDEVDEGGGFSGGGVVMLGPFPIVLGTDSSAVKIAVVGALFLMVLWFCFVLVFWLFS from the coding sequence ATGGAGGAAATTGATTTGAGTTTTCAGTTAGGTGTATTATTAGTAATAATTGGTGTTTTATTACTGGTTTTGTCATTTGTGCTTAGACGTGTTTCTATAGGTAAAGATGGGAAAAAAGGTATTGGTTTAGATGAGGTCGATGAGGGTGGTGGTTTTAGTGGTGGTGGAGTTGTGATGTTAGGGCCTTTTCCGATAGTATTGGGTACGGATAGTTCTGCTGTTAAAATTGCGGTTGTTGGGGCTTTGTTTTTAATGGTTTTGTGGTTTTGTTTTGTTTTGGTTTTTTGGTTGTTTAGTTGA